From Antennarius striatus isolate MH-2024 chromosome 14, ASM4005453v1, whole genome shotgun sequence, the proteins below share one genomic window:
- the znf687b gene encoding zinc finger protein 687b isoform X2 gives MGDMKTPDFDDLLAAFDIPDIDAKEAIQSAPDEAEGPHGAPGASLGKSDGVVGVGSSLRPPSPSDPQADTSIVSVIVKNKVRLETMDGAEGDADQDPINVIGGVDVGPRLGACAPGLTESEALNHNGFGASGVSTPLPLSQAQSNGASWSISTSKVSSEAAGTGPMKSHKQGGNIFNRLKPLVAQGSGDPVGRARKMQLLQQQQQQDTGQERADGVKASLPSSSSLSGGSSPLAAGGPVRVASPFFPPSKPLLSSPPSALSSHSMHSSQPFNGAPKSGPAGFHHQQMDEEDSDPDLGSPLVIQENPESPTCAQLSQRYKPGSVSTQPTSSAASHPKPGDTPSGASLASSTPQCGSTETPQLEDRHPEHVIEERDSPESPEPEMPKSTAQAAAKRCSSPAVASTPPPHELREPKEEEEEMEVGNGVERVADGKAEVTRTSEEKMEEGDGKPKPEKGEAGATAPPAASGAPSRPLKVRIKTIKTSTGGITRTVTRVAPKGGAAGKGGDSKGQSGERKALGNKAQKLEASPAAGAPSQKVSALNALPVSTLAASSVMLAAATKVQNKMAASDKAKVSATAVSITKSASLPLTPAVASSPKFSVAAGGGGLSVRTTTNKTANGGGGGLQPNKPASIVNSTGAVISRSQSSLVEAFNKILNSKNLLPSYKPDLSAPPPPEWGLPLPATGYRCLECGDAFALERSLARHYDRRSLRIEVTCNHCAKRLAFFNKCSLLLHAREHKERGLVMQCSHLVMRPVTVEQMIGQQDVTPIGVSSPSTTTGGPAASANSSPMKDASAPATPQPQPVRRAAQGPQALMPLPCKKAEGLQYNNFKCPECQTQLSSKAELVTHFQQIRGSSYSTCTQCSPPMMLPNSCAVSAHQRIHKHRAPHVCPECGGVARQASFQTHLEEACLHFARRIGYRCSSCQVVFGGLNSIKSHIQTAHCEVFHKCPSCPMAFKSSPSAQSHITTQHSTLTGGQAKMIYKCVMCDTVFTQKPLLYMHFDTHLAKQKVHVFKCPDCTKLYAQKGSMMEHIKTAHRGPSAKQTESQQPDASNPSSSAPAGATAPPSGLKSKPSGKPDNSDGEDWGREQEEEDEEEEEEDDDDEGDEDYNAPGSHPTSAGGGAQPSAPTEWTCPQCQTTFTDNDDYLSHVKMEHGKFPCRICGGTFSTSSSLRRHERVIHEGNKRVFHCQYCTEGKRTFGSRFLLDKHVQLQHKTADGQGPPMTRKRAATGGDGPGSSSEQDGEVGPPGGRAGDEEETAGEDGEEGAGPAKRTRASTASGTPADQAEEDSVFRCVPCGFTTEDGAEFQRHLPQHRADAASFQCLQCGVCFASAGSLSRHRFITHRVRDAQGDADRGPPRAHGSPDGSPGGAAAAASPQTATGEDGDTSCRVCGRRFDKASDLNTHFRTHGMAFLTAHKTDKPQ, from the exons ATGGGGGACATGAAGACCCCAGATTTCGATGACCTGTTGGCGGCATTTGACATTCCTGACATTGATGCCAAAGAGGCCATCCAGTCGGCCCCGGATGAGGCTGAGGGACCCCACGGAGCTCCAGGCGCGTCTCTAGGAAAGTCCGATGGCGTGGTGGGTGTCGGTTCCTCCTTGAGGCCGCCCAGCCCCTCGGATCCCCAGGCGGACACCTCCATCGTGAGCGTGATCGTGAAGAATAAAGTGCGCCTGGAGACCATGGATGGTGCAGAAGGTGATGCGGACCAGGACCCTATAAATGTGATTGGAGGGGTGGATGTGGGGCCCAGACTGGGTGCGTGTGCCCCTGGATTAACTGAATCTGAAGCTCTCAACCACAATGGTTTTGGGGCATCTGGTGTCTCCACGCCCCTCCCCCTCAGCCAAGCCCAATCGAATGGAGCGTCGTGGTCAATCAGCACGTCGAAAGTGTCTTCGGAAGCTGCGGGTACGGGGCCGATGAAGTCCCACAAACAGGGGGGCAACATTTTCAACAGACTCAAACCGCTGGTGGCTCAGGGTTCTGGAGATCCGGTGGGGCGGGCCCGAAagatgcagctgctgcagcagcagcagcagcaggatacGGGTCAGGAGAGGGCGGATGGGGTCAAAGCATCACTACCGTCATCTTCCTCCCTGTCGGGGGGGTCTTCtccactggctgcaggtggtcCCGTCAGGGTGGCGTCACCGTTCTTTCCCCCTTCCAAACCCCTGCTGTCCAGCCCACCTTCCGCCCTCTCATCCCACTCGATGCACTCGTCTCAGCCTTTTAACGGGGCCCCCAAAAGTGGCCCTGCTGGGTTTCACCACCAGCAGATGGACGAGGAGGATTCGGACCCAGATCTGGGGAGTCCGCTGGTGATCCAAGAGAACCCCGAGTCCCCAACCTGCGCTCAGCTGAGCCAGCGCTACAAGCCCGGCTCCGTCTCCACCCAACCCACTTCCTCCGCCGCATCCCACCCCAAACCGGGGGACACTCCCTCAGGGGCGTCCCTGGCTTCATCGACACCCCAGTGCGGCTCTACGGAGACCCCCCAGCTGGAGGACAGGCATCCGGAGCACGTGATCGAGGAGAGAGACTCCCCGGAGAGTCCCGAACCGGAGATGCCAAAATCCACTGCTCAAGCAGCGGCCAAAAGGTGCTCCAGCCCCGCCGTGGCCtccaccccgcccccccacgaGCTGCGGGAGcccaaagaggaggaggaggagatggaagtgGGGAACGGGGTTGAGAGGGTCGCCGACGGCAAAGCTGAAGTCACGAGAACGAGCGAAGAGAAGATGGAGGAAGGCGACGGGAAGCCAAAACCGGAGAAGGGAGAAGCAGGAGCGACCGCCCCCCCGGCGGCGTCCGGAGCTCCATCACGACCCCTGAAAGTGAGAATAAAAACCATCAAAACCTCCACCGGTGGAATCACCAGGACCGTGACGAGGGTGGCGCCGAAGGGTGGCGCCGCGGGGAAGGGCGGGGACTCCAAAGGTCAAAGCGGGGAGCGGAAGGCGTTGGGAAACAAAGCCCAGAAGCTGGAGGCGTCGCCGGCTGCCGGGGCCCCCTCCCAGAAGGTCAGCGCTCTCAACGCTCTGCCCGTGTCCACGTTAGCCGCCAGCAGCGTCATGCTCGCCGCCGCCACCAAAGTCCAGAACAAAATGGCGGCGTCGGACAAGGCCAAGGTTTCCGCCACCGCCGTGAGCATCACTAAATCCGCCTCCCTCCCCTTGACTCCCGCCGTGGCGTCGTCGCCCAAGTTCTCTGTCGCCGCCGGCGGCGGAGGCCTCAGCGTCCGGACGACCACCAATAAGACAGCTAacggaggcggcggcggcctaCAACCCAACAAACCCGCCTCCATCGTCAACAGCACGGGGGCCGTGATCTCCCGCAGCCAGTCCAGCCTGGTGGAGGCCTTCAACAAGATCCTGAACAGTAAGAACCTCCTCCCCAGCTACAAGCCCGACCTgtcggcgccgccgccgcccgaGTGGGGGCTCCCCCTCCCCGCCACGGGCTACCGCTGCCTGGAGTGCGGAGACGCGTTCGCGCTGGAGCGCAGCCTGGCGCGGCACTACGACCGGAGGTCGCTGCGCATCGAGGTGACCTGTAACCACTGCGCCAAGAGGCTGGCCTTCTTCAACAAGTGCAGCCTGCTGCTGCACGCCCGCGAGCACAAGGAGCGCGGCCTGGTGATGCAGTGCTCGCACCTGGTGATGAGGCCCGTCACCGTGGAGCAGATGATAGGACAGCAAGACGTCACGCCCATTGgcg tctcctccccctccaccaccaccgggGGCCCCGCCGCCTCCGCCAACTCCAGCCCGATGAAGGACGCCTCGGCCCCGGCGACCCCCCAGCCCCAACCGGTCCGCCGCGCCGCTCAGGGGCCCCAAGCGCTGATGCCGCTGCCGTGCAAGAAGGCGGAGGGCCTCCAGTACAACAACTTCAAATGTCCAGAGTGCCAAACGCAGCTCTCCAGCAAGGCCGAGCTGGTCACACACTTCCAGCAGATCCGAGGCTCCTCCTACTCG ACGTGCACGCAGTGTTCTCCTCCCATGATGCTGCCTAACTCCTGCGCCGTGTCGGCCCACCAGAGGATCCACAAACACAGAGCGCCTCACGTCTGTCCCGAGTGCGGCGGCGTCGCCCGGCAGGCCAGCTTCCAGACGCACCTGGAGGAGGCCTGTCTGCACTTCGCCCGGCGCATTGGATACAG GTGCTCCAGCTGCCAGGTCGTGTTCGGGGGGCTGAACTCCATCAAGTCCCACATTCAGACCGCTCACTGCGAGGTCTTCCACAAGTGCCCCAGCTGCCCCATGGCCTTCAAGTCGTCCCCCAGCGCCCAGAGCCACATCACTACCCAGCATTCCACGCTGACCGGCGGGCAGGCCAA GATGATCTACAAGTGTGTGATGTGCGACACGGTGTTTACCCAGAAGCCCTTGCTGTACATGCACTTCGACACGCATTTGGCCAAGCAGAAGGTTCACGTGTTCAAGTGTCCCGACTGCACCAAGCTGTACGCCCAGAAGGGATCCATGATGGAGCACATTAAG accgcTCACAGAGGACCCTCAGCCAAGCAAACGGAATCCCAACAACCCGACGCCTCCAACCCTTCCTCCTCCGCCCCCGCCGGCGCCACCGCCCCCCCCTCCGGCCTAAAATCCAAACCGTCGGGGAAACCGGACAACTCCGACGGGGAGGACTGGGGgcgggagcaggaggaggaggacgaagaggaggaggaggaggacgatgaCGACGAAGGCGACGAGGACTACAACGCCCCGGGGAGTCACCCCACCTCCGCCGGGGGGGGCGCTCAGCCCTCGGCCCCGACGGAGTGGACCTGCCCCCAGTGTCAGACCACCTTCACGGACAACGACGACTACCTGAGCCACGTGAAGATGGAACACGGAAAG TTCCCGTGTCGTATTTGCGGGGGCACGTTCAGCACGTCGTCCAGCCTGAGGCGTCACGAGCGCGTCATCCACGAAGGCAACAAGAGAGTCTTCCACTGTCA ATATTGCACGGAAGGAAAACGCACCTTCGGGAGTCGCTTCCTCCTGGACAAACACGTCCAGCTGCAACACAAAACCGCAGACGGACAG GGCCCCCCCATGACCAGGAAGCGTGCAGCCACTGGCGGCGACGGGCCGGGCAGCTCCTCGGAACAAGACGGCGAGGTCGGCCCCCCCGGGGGCCGGGCGGGAGACGAGGAGGAAACCGCCGGCGAGGACGGCGAGGAGGGCGCCGGCCCTGCTAAAAGAACCCGGGCGTCCACGGCGTCGGGGACCCCCGCCGACCAGGCAGAGGAAGACAGCGTCTTCCGCTGCGTCCCGTGCGGCTTCACGACCGAGGACGGGGCGGAGTTCCAGCGCCACCTCCCCCAGCACCGCGCCGACGCCGCCTCCTTCCAGTGCCTGCAGTGCGGCGTCTGCTTCGCCTCGGCCGGCTCGCTCAGCAGACACCGCTTCATCACCCACCGCGTGCGGGACGCCCAGGGCGACGCCGACCGCGGGCCCCCGCGCGCTCACGGCTCCCCTGACGGCTCGCCAggcggcgccgccgccgccgcctcgccTCAGACGGCGACGGGCGAGGACGGCGACACGAGCTGCAGGGTGTGCGGCCGGCGCTTCGACAAGGCCTCCGACCTCAACACACACTTCAGGACCCACGGCATGGCGTTCCTCACCGCGCACAAGACGGACAAGCCCCAataa
- the aqp10b gene encoding aquaporin-10b, with protein sequence MSHYPPLRRLNAPARYKSCDVSSGSDMKVQPLLGEADGAEDPGGSEPPVERVLPLRAHLLWEETSGMERLLRKCRLRNRLLRECLAEGLGVFVLILFGCGSVAQVTTTHEEKGHYLSINLGFALGVTFGVFVSRGVSGAHLNPAVTLSLCALGRHPWTKLPFYVFFQILGAFLGAATVALMYYDAIQAYGGGALTVSGPTATAGIFSTYPADYLSLWGGIVDQVIGTAALLLCVLALGDKRNTPLPDGMQPVMVGALVLVIGVSMGSNCGYAINPARDLGPRLFTYISGWGADVFRAGGGWWWVPLVAPCAGGLLGALMYELAVEVHHRPEGPEELQTSYEEATEVKTSLELERGGQEGDKFSCKM encoded by the exons ATGTCCCACTATCCTCCTCTCCGGCGCCTGAACGCACCAGCACGCTATAAATCCTGTGACGTGTCCAGCGGCTCTGATATGAAAGTTCAGCCTCTGCTTGGGGAGGCAGACGGTGCAGAGGATCCTGGGGGGTCAGAGCCACCTGTGGAGCGCGTCCTGCCGCTGAGGGCTCACCTGCTGTGGGAGGAAACCTCTGGGATGGAGCGGCTGCTGAGGAAGTGCCGCCTGAGGAACCGGCTGCTGCGGGAGTGTCTGGCCGAGGGCCTGGGGGTGTTTGTGCTGATT CTTTTTGGATGTGGGTCCGTCGCCCAGGTAACCACCACCCACGAGGAGAAAGGTCACTACCTGTCCATCAATCTGGGATTCGCTCTGGGAGTGACGTTCGGGGTGTTCGTATCTCGGGGCGTCTCAG GCGCCCACCTGAACCCGGCCGTCACCCTGAGCCTGTGCGCCCTGGGGAGACATCCGTGGACCAAGCTTCCGTTCTACGTCTTCTTCCAGATCCTGGGGGCCTTCCTGGGGGCCGCTACTGTGGCCCTTATGTATTACG ACGCCATCCAGGCGTACGGCGGCGGCGCGCTGACGGTGTCGGGCCCCACCGCCACCGCCGGGATCTTCTCCACCTACCCGGCAGACTACCTCAGCCTGTGGGGGGGCATCGTGGACCAG GTGATCGGCACCGCCGCGCTGCTGCTGTGCGTCCTGGCCCTGGGAGACAAGAGGAACACCCCCCTCCCTGACGGGATGCAGCCCGTGATGGTGGGGGCGCTGGTGCTGGTCATCGGCGTCTCCATGGGCTCCAACTGCGGCTACGCCATCAACCCCGCCCGCGATTTAGGCCCCCGTCTGTTCACCTACATCTCCGGCTGGGGGGCCGACGTCTTCAG gGCCGGAGGCGGGTGGTGGTGGGTCCCCTTGGTGGCGCCGTGCGCGGGGGGGCTACTGGGGGCGCTGATGTACGAGCTGGCGGTAGAAGTCCATCATCGCCCCGAGGGGCCAGAGGAGCTCCAGACGTCGTACGAGGAGGCGACGGAGGTCAAGACCAGCCTGGAGCTGGAAAGGGGGGGGCAAGAAGGCGACAAATTCAGCTGCAAAATGTAG
- the znf687b gene encoding zinc finger protein 687b isoform X1 produces the protein MGDMKTPDFDDLLAAFDIPDIDAKEAIQSAPDEAEGPHGAPGASLGKSDGVVGVGSSLRPPSPSDPQADTSIVSVIVKNKVRLETMDGAEGDADQDPINVIGGVDVGPRLGACAPGLTESEALNHNGFGASGVSTPLPLSQAQSNGASWSISTSKVSSEAAGTGPMKSHKQGGNIFNRLKPLVAQGSGDPVGRARKMQLLQQQQQQDTGQERADGVKASLPSSSSLSGGSSPLAAGGPVRVASPFFPPSKPLLSSPPSALSSHSMHSSQPFNGAPKSGPAGFHHQQMDEEDSDPDLGSPLVIQENPESPTCAQLSQRYKPGSVSTQPTSSAASHPKPGDTPSGASLASSTPQCGSTETPQLEDRHPEHVIEERDSPESPEPEMPKSTAQAAAKRCSSPAVASTPPPHELREPKEEEEEMEVGNGVERVADGKAEVTRTSEEKMEEGDGKPKPEKGEAGATAPPAASGAPSRPLKVRIKTIKTSTGGITRTVTRVAPKGGAAGKGGDSKGQSGERKALGNKAQKLEASPAAGAPSQKVSALNALPVSTLAASSVMLAAATKVQNKMAASDKAKVSATAVSITKSASLPLTPAVASSPKFSVAAGGGGLSVRTTTNKTANGGGGGLQPNKPASIVNSTGAVISRSQSSLVEAFNKILNSKNLLPSYKPDLSAPPPPEWGLPLPATGYRCLECGDAFALERSLARHYDRRSLRIEVTCNHCAKRLAFFNKCSLLLHAREHKERGLVMQCSHLVMRPVTVEQMIGQQDVTPIGGLLSSSSSSPPVSSPSTTTGGPAASANSSPMKDASAPATPQPQPVRRAAQGPQALMPLPCKKAEGLQYNNFKCPECQTQLSSKAELVTHFQQIRGSSYSTCTQCSPPMMLPNSCAVSAHQRIHKHRAPHVCPECGGVARQASFQTHLEEACLHFARRIGYRCSSCQVVFGGLNSIKSHIQTAHCEVFHKCPSCPMAFKSSPSAQSHITTQHSTLTGGQAKMIYKCVMCDTVFTQKPLLYMHFDTHLAKQKVHVFKCPDCTKLYAQKGSMMEHIKTAHRGPSAKQTESQQPDASNPSSSAPAGATAPPSGLKSKPSGKPDNSDGEDWGREQEEEDEEEEEEDDDDEGDEDYNAPGSHPTSAGGGAQPSAPTEWTCPQCQTTFTDNDDYLSHVKMEHGKFPCRICGGTFSTSSSLRRHERVIHEGNKRVFHCQYCTEGKRTFGSRFLLDKHVQLQHKTADGQGPPMTRKRAATGGDGPGSSSEQDGEVGPPGGRAGDEEETAGEDGEEGAGPAKRTRASTASGTPADQAEEDSVFRCVPCGFTTEDGAEFQRHLPQHRADAASFQCLQCGVCFASAGSLSRHRFITHRVRDAQGDADRGPPRAHGSPDGSPGGAAAAASPQTATGEDGDTSCRVCGRRFDKASDLNTHFRTHGMAFLTAHKTDKPQ, from the exons ATGGGGGACATGAAGACCCCAGATTTCGATGACCTGTTGGCGGCATTTGACATTCCTGACATTGATGCCAAAGAGGCCATCCAGTCGGCCCCGGATGAGGCTGAGGGACCCCACGGAGCTCCAGGCGCGTCTCTAGGAAAGTCCGATGGCGTGGTGGGTGTCGGTTCCTCCTTGAGGCCGCCCAGCCCCTCGGATCCCCAGGCGGACACCTCCATCGTGAGCGTGATCGTGAAGAATAAAGTGCGCCTGGAGACCATGGATGGTGCAGAAGGTGATGCGGACCAGGACCCTATAAATGTGATTGGAGGGGTGGATGTGGGGCCCAGACTGGGTGCGTGTGCCCCTGGATTAACTGAATCTGAAGCTCTCAACCACAATGGTTTTGGGGCATCTGGTGTCTCCACGCCCCTCCCCCTCAGCCAAGCCCAATCGAATGGAGCGTCGTGGTCAATCAGCACGTCGAAAGTGTCTTCGGAAGCTGCGGGTACGGGGCCGATGAAGTCCCACAAACAGGGGGGCAACATTTTCAACAGACTCAAACCGCTGGTGGCTCAGGGTTCTGGAGATCCGGTGGGGCGGGCCCGAAagatgcagctgctgcagcagcagcagcagcaggatacGGGTCAGGAGAGGGCGGATGGGGTCAAAGCATCACTACCGTCATCTTCCTCCCTGTCGGGGGGGTCTTCtccactggctgcaggtggtcCCGTCAGGGTGGCGTCACCGTTCTTTCCCCCTTCCAAACCCCTGCTGTCCAGCCCACCTTCCGCCCTCTCATCCCACTCGATGCACTCGTCTCAGCCTTTTAACGGGGCCCCCAAAAGTGGCCCTGCTGGGTTTCACCACCAGCAGATGGACGAGGAGGATTCGGACCCAGATCTGGGGAGTCCGCTGGTGATCCAAGAGAACCCCGAGTCCCCAACCTGCGCTCAGCTGAGCCAGCGCTACAAGCCCGGCTCCGTCTCCACCCAACCCACTTCCTCCGCCGCATCCCACCCCAAACCGGGGGACACTCCCTCAGGGGCGTCCCTGGCTTCATCGACACCCCAGTGCGGCTCTACGGAGACCCCCCAGCTGGAGGACAGGCATCCGGAGCACGTGATCGAGGAGAGAGACTCCCCGGAGAGTCCCGAACCGGAGATGCCAAAATCCACTGCTCAAGCAGCGGCCAAAAGGTGCTCCAGCCCCGCCGTGGCCtccaccccgcccccccacgaGCTGCGGGAGcccaaagaggaggaggaggagatggaagtgGGGAACGGGGTTGAGAGGGTCGCCGACGGCAAAGCTGAAGTCACGAGAACGAGCGAAGAGAAGATGGAGGAAGGCGACGGGAAGCCAAAACCGGAGAAGGGAGAAGCAGGAGCGACCGCCCCCCCGGCGGCGTCCGGAGCTCCATCACGACCCCTGAAAGTGAGAATAAAAACCATCAAAACCTCCACCGGTGGAATCACCAGGACCGTGACGAGGGTGGCGCCGAAGGGTGGCGCCGCGGGGAAGGGCGGGGACTCCAAAGGTCAAAGCGGGGAGCGGAAGGCGTTGGGAAACAAAGCCCAGAAGCTGGAGGCGTCGCCGGCTGCCGGGGCCCCCTCCCAGAAGGTCAGCGCTCTCAACGCTCTGCCCGTGTCCACGTTAGCCGCCAGCAGCGTCATGCTCGCCGCCGCCACCAAAGTCCAGAACAAAATGGCGGCGTCGGACAAGGCCAAGGTTTCCGCCACCGCCGTGAGCATCACTAAATCCGCCTCCCTCCCCTTGACTCCCGCCGTGGCGTCGTCGCCCAAGTTCTCTGTCGCCGCCGGCGGCGGAGGCCTCAGCGTCCGGACGACCACCAATAAGACAGCTAacggaggcggcggcggcctaCAACCCAACAAACCCGCCTCCATCGTCAACAGCACGGGGGCCGTGATCTCCCGCAGCCAGTCCAGCCTGGTGGAGGCCTTCAACAAGATCCTGAACAGTAAGAACCTCCTCCCCAGCTACAAGCCCGACCTgtcggcgccgccgccgcccgaGTGGGGGCTCCCCCTCCCCGCCACGGGCTACCGCTGCCTGGAGTGCGGAGACGCGTTCGCGCTGGAGCGCAGCCTGGCGCGGCACTACGACCGGAGGTCGCTGCGCATCGAGGTGACCTGTAACCACTGCGCCAAGAGGCTGGCCTTCTTCAACAAGTGCAGCCTGCTGCTGCACGCCCGCGAGCACAAGGAGCGCGGCCTGGTGATGCAGTGCTCGCACCTGGTGATGAGGCCCGTCACCGTGGAGCAGATGATAGGACAGCAAGACGTCACGCCCATTGgcg GCCTGCtctcctcttcgtcctcttctcctccagtctcctccccctccaccaccaccgggGGCCCCGCCGCCTCCGCCAACTCCAGCCCGATGAAGGACGCCTCGGCCCCGGCGACCCCCCAGCCCCAACCGGTCCGCCGCGCCGCTCAGGGGCCCCAAGCGCTGATGCCGCTGCCGTGCAAGAAGGCGGAGGGCCTCCAGTACAACAACTTCAAATGTCCAGAGTGCCAAACGCAGCTCTCCAGCAAGGCCGAGCTGGTCACACACTTCCAGCAGATCCGAGGCTCCTCCTACTCG ACGTGCACGCAGTGTTCTCCTCCCATGATGCTGCCTAACTCCTGCGCCGTGTCGGCCCACCAGAGGATCCACAAACACAGAGCGCCTCACGTCTGTCCCGAGTGCGGCGGCGTCGCCCGGCAGGCCAGCTTCCAGACGCACCTGGAGGAGGCCTGTCTGCACTTCGCCCGGCGCATTGGATACAG GTGCTCCAGCTGCCAGGTCGTGTTCGGGGGGCTGAACTCCATCAAGTCCCACATTCAGACCGCTCACTGCGAGGTCTTCCACAAGTGCCCCAGCTGCCCCATGGCCTTCAAGTCGTCCCCCAGCGCCCAGAGCCACATCACTACCCAGCATTCCACGCTGACCGGCGGGCAGGCCAA GATGATCTACAAGTGTGTGATGTGCGACACGGTGTTTACCCAGAAGCCCTTGCTGTACATGCACTTCGACACGCATTTGGCCAAGCAGAAGGTTCACGTGTTCAAGTGTCCCGACTGCACCAAGCTGTACGCCCAGAAGGGATCCATGATGGAGCACATTAAG accgcTCACAGAGGACCCTCAGCCAAGCAAACGGAATCCCAACAACCCGACGCCTCCAACCCTTCCTCCTCCGCCCCCGCCGGCGCCACCGCCCCCCCCTCCGGCCTAAAATCCAAACCGTCGGGGAAACCGGACAACTCCGACGGGGAGGACTGGGGgcgggagcaggaggaggaggacgaagaggaggaggaggaggacgatgaCGACGAAGGCGACGAGGACTACAACGCCCCGGGGAGTCACCCCACCTCCGCCGGGGGGGGCGCTCAGCCCTCGGCCCCGACGGAGTGGACCTGCCCCCAGTGTCAGACCACCTTCACGGACAACGACGACTACCTGAGCCACGTGAAGATGGAACACGGAAAG TTCCCGTGTCGTATTTGCGGGGGCACGTTCAGCACGTCGTCCAGCCTGAGGCGTCACGAGCGCGTCATCCACGAAGGCAACAAGAGAGTCTTCCACTGTCA ATATTGCACGGAAGGAAAACGCACCTTCGGGAGTCGCTTCCTCCTGGACAAACACGTCCAGCTGCAACACAAAACCGCAGACGGACAG GGCCCCCCCATGACCAGGAAGCGTGCAGCCACTGGCGGCGACGGGCCGGGCAGCTCCTCGGAACAAGACGGCGAGGTCGGCCCCCCCGGGGGCCGGGCGGGAGACGAGGAGGAAACCGCCGGCGAGGACGGCGAGGAGGGCGCCGGCCCTGCTAAAAGAACCCGGGCGTCCACGGCGTCGGGGACCCCCGCCGACCAGGCAGAGGAAGACAGCGTCTTCCGCTGCGTCCCGTGCGGCTTCACGACCGAGGACGGGGCGGAGTTCCAGCGCCACCTCCCCCAGCACCGCGCCGACGCCGCCTCCTTCCAGTGCCTGCAGTGCGGCGTCTGCTTCGCCTCGGCCGGCTCGCTCAGCAGACACCGCTTCATCACCCACCGCGTGCGGGACGCCCAGGGCGACGCCGACCGCGGGCCCCCGCGCGCTCACGGCTCCCCTGACGGCTCGCCAggcggcgccgccgccgccgcctcgccTCAGACGGCGACGGGCGAGGACGGCGACACGAGCTGCAGGGTGTGCGGCCGGCGCTTCGACAAGGCCTCCGACCTCAACACACACTTCAGGACCCACGGCATGGCGTTCCTCACCGCGCACAAGACGGACAAGCCCCAataa
- the LOC137607169 gene encoding 26S proteasome non-ATPase regulatory subunit 4 yields MVLESTMVCVDNSEYMRNGDFLPTRLQAQQDAVNIVCHSKTRSNPENNVGLITMANNCEVLTTLTPDSGRILSKLHAVQPKGKISFCTGIRVAYLALKHRQGKNHKMRIIAFVGSPVEDNEKDLVKLAKRLKKERVNVDIINFGEEEVNTEKLTAFINTLNGKEGTGSHLVTVPPGPSLADALLSSPILAGEGGSMIGLGASDFEFGVDPSADPELALALRVSMEEQRQRQEEEARRAAAASAAEAGMPTPTADESEEALLKMSVSQPESGVAVLPDFSSMTEEEQIAYAMQMSLAGGEYGEMDTGAPMDTADSTKEEDDYDVMQDPEFLQSVLENLPGVDPNNEAIRNAMGSLASQTENKPDDKKDEEKKK; encoded by the exons ATGGTGCTTGAAAGTACTATGGTCTG TGTGGACAACAGTGAATATATGAGAAATGGAGACTTCTTACCAACGAGATTACAGGCTCAACAAGATGCAGTCAACATCGTCTGTCACTCTAAAACACGAAGCAATCCAGAAAACAACGTGGGTCTCATCACAATGGCAAA CAACTGTGAGGTTCTTACCACACTGACACCAGATTCCGGTCGTATCCTGTCCAAACTACATGCTGTCCAGCCAAAAGGAAAGATCTCCTTCTGTACGGGCATCAGAGTAGCCTAT TTGGCCCTAAAACACAGACAAGGAAAAAATCACAAGATGAGGATCATCGCGTTTGTCGGGAGTCCAGTGGAAGACAACGAGAAAGAT CTTGTCAAGCTGGCCAAGCGCTTGAAAAAAGAACGAGTGAATGTGGATATTATCAACTTTGGGGAAGAG GAGGTGAACACAGAGAAGCTGACTGCCtttataaatactttaaatggGAAGGAGGGGACAGGATCCCACCTGGTCACAGTCCCTCCGGGGCCCAGTCTGGCTGATGCCCTGCTGTCGTCTCCCATCCTGGCTGGTGAAGGAGGATCTATGATAGGTCTGGGTGCCAGTGACTTTGAGTTTGGTGTGGACCCCAGTGCTGATCCAGAGCTAGCCCTG GCGTTGCGTGTGTCAATGGAAGAGCAGCgacagagacaggaggaagaggcccgcagagctgctgctgcctctgcagCGGAGGCAGGCATGCCTACGCCCACTGCAGACG AATCAGAGGAGGCCTTACTGAAGATGTCAGTATCTCAGCCTGAGAGTGGTGTGGCGGTGCTTCCAGACTTCAGCAGCATGACGGAGGAGGAGCAGATAGCCTACGCCATGCAGATGTCTCTAGCTGGAGGAG AGTATGGAGAAATGGACACCGGAGCCCCCATGGACACGGCAGATTCTACCAAG GAGGAAGATGACTACGATGTGATGCAAGACCCCGAGTTCCTCCAGAGCGTTCTGGAGAACCTGCCGGGTGTCGACCCGAACAACGAGGCCATCCGTAACGCCATGGGTTCCCTGGCCTCCCAGACAGAAAACAAGCCAGATGACAAAAaggatgaagagaagaagaaatga